In Malassezia restricta chromosome VII, complete sequence, the sequence CGCAATGCGGCCCATAGTGTCAGCGAATCGCGCGATCGGAGGCTTGCTAATGGCCcgcacaagctgctgcgcaaTCATGATGGTGCCGAGATGGGAGAGGGCCTGAAACTCACTGCATGCATAGTTCAGGAACAGGTTGAAGGACATGGAATCGAGCGACGAAGCCAGTGCCAGAAAAAAAATGGCCAAGTACAGCAGCAACAATGTGCGGGTATGCTCGCGCTCACGCGTATGACTTGTCCGAAGAGAAATGAGAGGCGTGTTCTCCTCGACGGATCCCATGTACGTGATCCACGAGGGCAGGGTATCGGGCACCTGGCACCAACGCGACGCGGCTGAATCGCCAGCACGCGACAACACCGACGTACGGATGGGCGGGCACACATCAGAATACGGACGATGCAGGTCCCGCCCTGACACTGATCTTATTTTCACAGGCGCTCCGTCGACGtggagcatgccgagctgggTACGCGACGCTCGTCGGGGCGCCGTGGGTTCAGAGaccgccgccgacgcgtcATGCGTGCACATCTAATCAGATACGAGTCCATATTCTATCACGTGAATCGGGGGAGCCTATGCCGATGTGGAGGAGGCAGCGGgggccgtcgaggcggaGGAAGTGTGCGAAGTTCAGCggtcgacgtcgtcgatgcgggcgtccatggcctccCGCTGTGCGCGGGTTTTTCGTGGTCTCGGTGATGCATCTATCATAGACTGCATCTCGTCCAGAACCTGGAGGACATTTTCCACGGGACCCACGACCTTGACGATCGAGGCGGGCTCCGCGTCCTGCAGTTCATCAGCGTTCTCAGGGGTACCGATCGTGGGGTACTCGCGCCAGTTGGGCAGGAAAATCTGCACGGAAAGATCCGTTTGCCATGGACTGTGCCTGCGGCCTCCGCGCATCACCATCTggctgtgcatgcgcaaTGGCACCTTCTTTCCGTACACGACACGATTTGCCATcagcgccgcttcggccttgagcacgtcggcgatCCGGTGGGCCAAgtcatgcggcgcgcgcacaaGCACGTTCGCATTGCCCTTCTCGCGCGGGAAGCGTACCATCTGAGTATGCGTAGTAATGTCTGATGGACCCCCTGCCTTCTCAATGAGCTCATGGAGTCGCTGACCACCCGCACCGATCATGTGTGGGTGAAACTCGGGCGGGATGGGCACAATGAGCTCCGCCTCGCTCTCGACCTCGGCAATGATAGCGTTGATCATACCTTCAGCAGCGGCCACAGCCTCGCGCGAGCCGCGCAGCTTGAGCTTCTTGCTGGGCGACGCGTTCGAGCTCTTGACTGAATCAATGAGCGCACCTGACTCGAGACGGATACGGTTGATCGTCGCGCCTGCCCGGCccagcacgcgcggcaTAGCACGCTCAGAGACAGTAATGGTCTGCGAGTGGTTGTTCTCCTTCTCGTactcgagcagctccaaGAGTTccgcacgcgctgctgcgacgccCTTACGTCCACCGCGAATACTCACTTCGTTGGGCTTGAGCGTCGTGCTGTCGCCCTGATGCGGGAAATGGATGCGCACATCGTACTTGTCCTGCAATCGCAAGACGTACTTGCCCCCCTGGCCAATCAAGGCACCATGCATCTCGACAGGCACTTGAATGATTTGCAGGACCTCGTCTGCCAAACGCTCGACCTGTGCTAGCAGACGCTCCTTGGCAACAGCGACGCATTCCTTGCGTCCAGTGATGCGAACAGGCACCGGCTTAGACCGGTCACTCTCCTCCGAGCCAACGTCAAAACGAACGCCAAGCTCTTCGCGAAGCTTAATGAGATTGGATCCACCACGGCCAATGAGGTGAGGGAGGTACGAACCCCTGACCTGGATTTCTTCCACAAACCCATTCTCGATACtgtcctgctcggcatcccGAGCCATTTGCTGGATTTGggccacgacacgcgcgacAGCCTCACCTGGCCCACGCACGACGATCGAGTCTTCAGTGAGGGGCTCGCTGACAGTCTTCACGGGAATGCGTCCACCCATCGACACAAGCATACGGTCCTCGCCGATAAGGGCGTTGAGCACCGTGCCGTCTGCACCGCGGATCACACTGTGGAATTTGCGCGGGACACTAAAGTGCACGGTTCGAAGATcagcagcggccgccgctgccgagGCAATTGCATTCtgcacatcgtccagcacatTGACTGCCTCCTCCGCATCCTTGCCGCGGCGGTATACGAGAAGAACGTCGTCTCGGCCCGAGTGCTCTGGCGGCAGCATAACATCGACGCCCCGTGCCTCATACCCTCTGAGGTTCTGGGCCTTTTTGCCAATAATAAAGCCGTGCGTCAAAGGATCCACTTCCATGAGACGCACACATGGCGGCGTCACCAGACGCAGCTGGTGCTCGATGGTCTGAGCaatgcgccgcgccgcatcggCATCCTCGCTCACGACCTCGATATGCCCAGCATCGGTACGCGGCAAGAACACTTGGACACTGTCTTCGCGAGGGGCGTACGTAGCAAGCCAGCGTAACAGGTGTCGGAAGTGTGCAGCGTCCGCATCCGAGTGCATAGCATGCAGATCAATCGTCTCCACAGCAACTGCATTAGCCCGTTCGATGGCAGCAGTAAGGGCCTGCGGCAGTTGCGATTGCGGACCGCGGATCGTAATAGCCTCCGAGGGCTCGTTCGATGGCGGTAGCTCAATGCTGCACTGCGTCTTGGCGAGAATGTCGGAAGCACTCTCACCCACAAGGAACGCATGCTGCCGCTTGGAGATGTTGAAGCTAATGGTACGGAACGAGCGACGCATGTCATCGACCTGAGCATCGATCGCCTGGACAACAAGAGGTACGAGCGATCGCTCACCACTCACGACAATAGCCGCACGCTCACGCTGCGCCGGCACTTTGACAGACACCTCGCCTTTGCCGATCGTCTGCGTAAGCGCTGCTATACCTGCACCCTCAGGACCAAGCAAAAAGGGGAAAAAGACGGGCTCAATGTGCGTCAGGCGTTGTGTGATCTTAGAGGTGCGCTCCGCGACGATCTCCTGGATCCGCGCCTGTGCATCCTGCGCATTAAATGAGTCGCCCTCGATCGTGATTTCGATTTGCTCGCCCAGCAAAAGATCGCCCGGCTCATCGGTGGCTGGCGTTTGCTCCTCAGAGCGAGGTGGAATATGAATGCGCACACCCGTGTCATCTGTAATAGACCGGATGTTCTTGCCGCCTGCACCGATGACAAACGCACGAAGGGAAGCCGGAATCAGCATCGTGAGTGtgacgcgctcggccaGTTGAATAGCGAGCTCGCGTTTCGCCTCCTGCACGGCAGACTCGGACGCGCCCTTGATGATGAATTTTGTCTGTCCGGTCTTGCGCATCGTAGATGCTTCAATCTTGACCGAGCGGCACTTTTGCTGCACGCGCTGAAGGAGCGAGCtgaggcgcacgagctgctcaTCTGACAGGTGCATGGAGACAGTCGTCTGATGCATCACGCGTTGAATCATGGGTGCAGCCGTTTTAGGTGCCGAAACACGAGCGCTGCTCTGCGATGCACCCAGCGAGGGAAACATGTCCTCTGAGGTTATGTCTGGCTGCTGTGATTTGCCTGATTTTttgggcggcggtgccacATCGACATCTGCACCGATAGTCTGATTCAGACTAGGAAATGGATCATCCATGGGTCTAGGCAAGCTCATTGGTGCAGTGGACCCGATAGTACCAGCAGAAGGAGCTTCTTGCATCGGTACTACTAACGTCCCGCAGTCGTCGAGAACAACCTATGTAAGGACGCCGCAACTAAATGAATGCCAGCACGGTGTGTTCACGTGGGCTTCGGATGATGAGTAAGCACACTCCGTGCAGCACGTTGCCTGGCGTCCGTGGCGTGCATCAGAGCCTCCACTCCACGCGGCACGGCCCGACGCCACAGGCTTGGATCCGGGTGTGTACGATGCGAATGCGCTTTGGGATTGCGCTATGCGCGCTTGGCGCGGTGGCCATCCTAGAGCAGGTACAAGCTTCGAACAGTGACATATTTCATCCGAATCACACCCTGTACACATCCAGTGTGGCGTACTGTGAAGCGCCCGGCCCGCTTCTTCTCCAATCTCTCGATCTTAAGTACAGTGACGATACGCATACCCTTGATTTTGACGTGCGATTGTCTTCTACGACGACGGATCTCACATACGACACGGATTTTATGCTATATGCGTACGGCCGCAAGTTCGTCAAAGTACATCAGGACTTGTGTGCGCTGGCCAGCGGATCCTTTTGTCACATCCCGAATTACAATTTTTCTGGATCAGCACAGGTGCATGTTCCTGACTATATTTCATCCGACATTCCACGAATTGTGTATACCGTCCCGGACATCGAAGCGCTCGCTATGTTGCGGCTCTATGATAGCAAAACGAAGAAGCCCAAGGGCTGTATCCAGGTTCAAATCTCCAATTCCATGACGGTCGACCTCCCGGGCGTCACATATGGTGTGGGTGCCTTTGTCATCGCTGCGACAGTCGCTTCACTTATCACTTCTGCATGGACAAATTCACTTTCCCCCCTGCAatggcgcgtcgtggatgTCGTCACTACCATGCAACTCACGCCAATGGCATCGATGCTCACGATCATTGTTCCTCGTGTCGTGCACGCCTTTTCTAGGCGGTTCGGCTGGATTGTGGGCTTGTGGTACATCGAATCAATTGTCTCATCGATTTTCGACGCCCGCCAAAACACAGGGAGCAAAGATTTGAACATAAACTTTGGATCGCTCATGGAGGCCGAGTACAGTCGACTGGCGAACTTTTTTCCCGCTGAGATGCTGAATGGCAATGACTCCGCTGAGGTGCTTGACGTCAACGACGTCTCATCTCTCGGCTTTAACTCGTTGCTTCGTCGGAAGCTGTACGCGCCCAATACAGGGCCCGGTGGCGAGATGGATCCTGGCAAGAGCGCGGACAATGTGGTGTGGGCTGTCGCGATGGATGGATTCTCACAGTCTGGCATTTTCTATTATGCGGCCTCACTCAACATCTCACCGTACAGTGCGTTTTTAACATCCCTCGTCACCTGGCTCATGGCAATCTGTATCGCCATAGGCTTGGCGCTACTGGCCACTATCCCTGTGGTTTTTTTGACTCGTACGCCTATGCCCTATGCTCTCGAGCGCTTGTATGTGCAATGGGTTCGGCCTTTGCTGCTCAGGATACTGGCGTCCGCCATGACACCGGTCCTCATTTTCGCCTTCTTCCAATTCGCACATTCAACCGGATGGCTCTCACACTTTATCGCAGCCCTAACATGCTTTGCTATCGTCTGCGTATGGAGCATTATTCTCGCTCAGCAATGGGTCCAAGTGCACCGCAGCGGACCCGACTCTCTCTACTATATTCGCTCGCAGCCTTGGGATTTGCAGTCGGCCGCCCTGCATATTGGCTCCATGTCACATCCGTGGCGGCCTAAATATTGGTGGTTTTGGACCGTTATGCATGGCTGCATGTTTTTGCGTGCGTGTTTCATCGGCTTTGCACAGAAGCATGATTATGGCTTGCGGCAAAGCGCCGGCTTGCTGGTCACGGATTTTTTGCTGTTTGCCGTGCTGGTTGTGTGCCGACCTGGCCGTGATATTCAAAGCAATGTGGTACAGTGTTTGCTCTGCGCATTCCGCGTAGTTATATGGGCCTTGTGTATTGCGCTATCGACTGAAGCCAATGTCTGGGGCATTCCACGCGCCATCGTTGGCTTCGTTCTCCTGGCCGTTCTCTCGCTTGCTATCGTGttcatcttcttcgtgTTTTTGCTCGAAATCGTTCAAACCCTATTTTCGCGGCGTCAGCGATGGAAGGGTGACTACCAAGATCTCTATCATGTACATAGTGAAACTTGATACCAAGACATGACTTGTTCAGCCTccgccgtcgtcgaaggGTCCACGCCACGGATGCAGTCCTGCAACACATACGTGCGGAATCCAAACTTGGCAGCATCCACGGCTGTAGCACGCACACAGTAGTCGGTCGCCAGGCCACACACCACCACCGTGTGGATATGGGCACGATGCAAGATGGACGCCATATTGGTAAATTGTAAATAATCGGCGCACGCAAAGGCAGAGTAGCTGTCCACACGAGCGTCTGTTCCTTTTAGCACGTAAGAAACAGGTGTGCCAGCCTTTTCACGCATatcgagcgcagcttgaATGTCATCGTGAATCTCGGCACCACGTGTACCTTGCACACAGTGATCAGGCCAGAGCATCTGCGAAAGGGATGCGCGTGGGTCGTAAGGATGCGGAATGGTATGCAATTGGAACGGCGCAAGTCCGTGCGTGGATGCGAACGACGCGTGGTTAGGCGGGTGAAAATCCTATCGTAAGCCAAGAACAAGACGTACCTTGGTCGCCACGATACAGGAGCAGGGAAACTCGTTCACTAAATGCTTCACGCTCGGAATAATGTCCTGTCCACCAGGCACCGTCACTAACAGTTAGACGCACCTACTTACGCGTTCCATTGATAAAATCATTTTGGACGTCAACGATCACAAGCGCCACACCTGGCCCGGAGGGCACGGTTGGAGTCATAAGGACAAAATGAAATTGTCAAAAAAAATCGACAAGAACAGGATTCGAACCTGTGCGGTCAAAGACCAAACGCTTGCCACTGAATCAGTGTAGAAACTAAAGTTCTAGGCGTTCCCGTTAACCTCTCCGGCACCTTGTCATGACTTTCTCGGGCCGGCTGGATGACATTACTTAGAGTGCCCATGTCTAAATTTGGGTGCTGTCGCTCCCACACACGTTGGTCACCCTCATTTTGCGCCGCGTGGCATGCACGCATTTGGGCGTGCAAAGATACGTGTGACGAGACGAACTCTTTGCACATGCCACGGGCGATGTTTGTTTCCTTGGACAGCACCCCCCGCGTCACTCGCCGGCTCAAGAAAACAGATCTTTGACTCGAGCAGCTTTGGTGGGCAAACGACCACGTACGTATTCCACTCGGGTGCGTATGGTATACCCAAATCACGGCCACGAGTGCACGGTGAACAGACCTCGTCTCACGGATTCTTGGGTCCGCTGGCGGACTTTTTCCTGGGCGGACAGAAAGACGGCCAACCTCATCCTTCGCTTGACCAAGTATCTGTATTGCCATCATCATTGGCTTCTTTGCATGGCTGTGGGCTGCAATCAGCGATACGAAGTGATGGAAGGATCGTAAAAACACGCCTGCAAAGCCAGAATGTCGGTCAGGATGCCTACTTCTTGAAAAATGATGCTATGGGGGTCGCTGATGGTGTGGGTGGCTGGGCCGCTCAGCCACATGCTGATCCGTCGCTATTTTCACGGTTGCTCATGCATTTTTTGTATGCAGAattgcagcagctggacgaGACGTTGTGTCAGTCGCTGGACGACCCGCAAGGCACGGACGACGTTCTGAGTGAATGGTTTATGTGCAATCCCGTTGACGTGCTTCAGAGGGCCTGGGAACGATGTGTGCGTGCGTCCAAGCGAGAAGGTATTCTTGGGAGCTCGACGGCTCTCGCGGCGATTCTGCGCGGCGATGAGCTGCGGATCGCAAACATGGGCGACTGCGTTCTTTTTTTGATCCGAAATGGCAAATTGATTTTCCGGAGTGCCGAGCAGCAACACAGTTTCAATTATCCGCTGCAGCTGGGTATGATGGACGCTACAGTCGAGAGTGTGATGCTATCACGGGCGCTGTGTATGCATCGAAGCGGCAGGATTCCTGCTGGCGCGCACGATATGGATCTGCCTGATGTCAACGACAGTATGAGCGATTACATCCACATGTACGACCGCGTACCGTCGCACGATGACGTGCCCTACGATACGCCGCAGCATGATGCTGGTCATTGGGAGGTCAAGGTGCTACCTGACGATCTCGTGCTCGTAGCCAGCGACGGCTTATTTGATAACCTATTTGATGACGAGATCATGGACACCGTGCACGATGTTTTCTCGCACTTCGCCAGCAGTGACCTTGAGGCCATGCAAATGTATGCGCCCACCCTGATATCCGAACGCCTATGCCGCTTAGCACGCAGTGTCATGGACGACCCGCGCGTGATGTGCAGCCCATTTCAACAGCACGCGAATGAGGAGGGCATGTACTACGTCGGTGGCAAGAGCGATGACGTCACCGTTCTGGCCGGCCTCATTGCGGAGCAGCAACGGCCTTGTCCCTTGTAATGTAGTCTAGATGCTTATGTAATATATGGAGCCTGGGCTCGTCGCAGCCGCGCTTGGCCGCCCCTTCTTTTtcgaccatgtcggacGCGACGACAAGTCGCGTCACGATTGACGATGTGCGAGCGCAGACGATAAATGAGACTGAAACACAGTTGAATTCAATTGTGGCGTCTCATCGTGAGCACGTCCGCGAGCTGCTATACCTCGTCCAAACAGCTGAAGcggatgcgcatgcagcgtCGTACGCTccgccagcggcgccgcttgTGCCTGATGAGCATGCTGGGCTGCCGAAACTCGTGCTTCCCAACCATGCAGCCCAGGAGCTATCTGCGCGGCTTGCACAAACCATGAAATTGCTGCGCGAGAATGCCACGCGCAACGCTGAATTAAAAACACCCCTGCCGCCTCCCGACACTGCGACGCAGCTTCCACCACCCCCGGCGCCTCTTTTCAAGGTCCAGTCGCAACCAAAAAATACGCCGCATCCCGCGCGTAATGCAGCCGTGCGTCTACCGCCCTCGCCGATGCCCCGGCCTGTCGAATACGATCAGACGCTGCCCAATCCCACACCACCACTTACCCTACAAACGCTCGCCCCGAATCCACTCTCTGTCACGTATGCTTCTTCCTTACGCCCACTTCCACCAGACCCATCGCGCCGTGTCACAGGTATCGGCACAGGCGGTGGGTCCGTGCACCACCGGAcaaggcgcagcacacAACGACCTGGGCCCATGGCCAAGCCTGTCAAGGGCACAGCAGGACCAGACCTTTTGCGTTGGCAGGTGCGGATCCGTGCCTGTCCTAGTGCAAGCTTGGTCCGCAAGGCCAGCAAGTGCCTTTTGACGGGAGACTGGAAAGTCGCGTTTACAGAGCAAAAGTTTTTGCGCGCCATGATGCGTATGGAAGACATGAAGCAGCAGGGCTTATGGAGTTTCCGGCAGCCCAAGCGGGTCAAGGGACGGGTTGAGCGCAAGACGCACTGGGACTATGTGCTGGAGGAAATGCGGTGGATGCAGACAGATTTTCGAGAAGAGCGCAAGTGGAAATTGGCGATGGCGTACGAATTTGCGCATCAAATTGCTCAGTGGCATCGGTCGTCACCTGAAGAGCGGGCTTCGTTATGCGTTTCGCGACGTCGCGTAGAGCCCATGCAATGGGAGGAGCCGGAGCCTGCGCCGGGATCGGAGCCAGAACCGGCACCGGAGGCTGAGTCGGAGGCGGAGTCTGATCCCAAAGCCCGAGTCCAAGACGACCCAGCCGACGAACCTAGAGACGAAAAGCCTAGCAACGAGCCGGacatcgacgtcgatgcggaTGCAGAAGGTGAAGACGACTCGCAAGCCATGCCCCGCCTCACATACACCGAGCCGCCCGCCAAGGCAGACGAGCCAGCGCAGCCTATGCGTTCTGACGCTAACAAGGAGACGACGCTGTCGGACAAGCTCCCATTAGCCCTCGTCACGGCGATCCGTGCCCCCATCTTTAGCCTGGATACGACGGCTACGACTGTATCGCCATGGTCGCTGTTAGAGCACCTCGATCCACAAACGAGCGCTgcgctcatgcgcatggACGACGCTCCGTCCATCGATCCTGAACAACTCGACTTTGACAAGCTATTTCCGGAACTACCGCCCTACGCGCCACCCAACGCGTCGGACGACCCAGCGTCCCAAAAACGGCGGGACGAGTCGCAGGCGCAATCAACCCGCCTCGTGCATGTATCGCGCCTGTTGGATGCCAAGCCTATCCTGGTAAGCACCCTTGATCCGGCGCGATATCGCGAGAATGGCCATTGGGTCG encodes:
- a CDS encoding protein phosphatase PTC7, translating into MHAFGRAKIRVTRRTLCTCHGRCLFPWTAPPASLAGSRKQIFDSSSFGGQTTTYVFHSGAYGIPKSRPRVHGEQTSSHGFLGPLADFFLGGQKDGQPHPSLDQVSVLPSSLASLHGCGLQSAIRSDGRIVKTRLQSQNVGQDAYFLKNDAMGVADGVGGWAAQPHADPSLFSRLLMHFLYAELQQLDETLCQSLDDPQGTDDVLSEWFMCNPVDVLQRAWERCVRASKREGILGSSTALAAILRGDELRIANMGDCVLFLIRNGKLIFRSAEQQHSFNYPLQLGMMDATVESVMLSRALCMHRSGRIPAGAHDMDLPDVNDSMSDYIHMYDRVPSHDDVPYDTPQHDAGHWEVKVLPDDLVLVASDGLFDNLFDDEIMDTVHDVFSHFASSDLEAMQMYAPTLISERLCRLARSVMDDPRVMCSPFQQHANEEGMYYVGGKSDDVTVLAGLIAEQQRPCPL
- a CDS encoding nicotinamidase, whose protein sequence is MTPTVPSGPGVALVIVDVQNDFINGTLTVPGGQDIIPSVKHLVNEFPCSCIVATKDFHPPNHASFASTHGLAPFQLHTIPHPYDPRASLSQMLWPDHCVQGTRGAEIHDDIQAALDMREKAGTPVSYVLKGTDARVDSYSAFACADYLQFTNMASILHRAHIHTVVVCGLATDYCVRATAVDAAKFGFRTYVLQDCIRGVDPSTTAEAEQVMSWYQVSLCT
- a CDS encoding DUF907 domain protein — protein: MRMRFGIALCALGAVAILEQVQASNSDIFHPNHTLYTSSVAYCEAPGPLLLQSLDLKYSDDTHTLDFDVRLSSTTTDLTYDTDFMLYAYGRKFVKVHQDLCALASGSFCHIPNYNFSGSAQVHVPDYISSDIPRIVYTVPDIEALAMLRLYDSKTKKPKGCIQVQISNSMTVDLPGVTYGVGAFVIAATVASLITSAWTNSLSPLQWRVVDVVTTMQLTPMASMLTIIVPRVVHAFSRRFGWIVGLWYIESIVSSIFDARQNTGSKDLNINFGSLMEAEYSRLANFFPAEMLNGNDSAEVLDVNDVSSLGFNSLLRRKLYAPNTGPGGEMDPGKSADNVVWAVAMDGFSQSGIFYYAASLNISPYSAFLTSLVTWLMAICIAIGLALLATIPVVFLTRTPMPYALERLYVQWVRPLLLRILASAMTPVLIFAFFQFAHSTGWLSHFIAALTCFAIVCVWSIILAQQWVQVHRSGPDSLYYIRSQPWDLQSAALHIGSMSHPWRPKYWWFWTVMHGCMFLRACFIGFAQKHDYGLRQSAGLLVTDFLLFAVLVVCRPGRDIQSNVVQCLLCAFRVVIWALCIALSTEANVWGIPRAIVGFVLLAVLSLAIVFIFFVFLLEIVQTLFSRRQRWKGDYQDLYHVHSET
- a CDS encoding RNA binding effector protein Scp160, with the translated sequence MQEAPSAGTIGSTAPMSLPRPMDDPFPSLNQTIGADVDVAPPPKKSGKSQQPDITSEDMFPSLGASQSSARVSAPKTAAPMIQRVMHQTTVSMHLSDEQLVRLSSLLQRVQQKCRSVKIEASTMRKTGQTKFIIKGASESAVQEAKRELAIQLAERVTLTMLIPASLRAFVIGAGGKNIRSITDDTGVRIHIPPRSEEQTPATDEPGDLLLGEQIEITIEGDSFNAQDAQARIQEIVAERTSKITQRLTHIEPVFFPFLLGPEGAGIAALTQTIGKGEVSVKVPAQRERAAIVVSGERSLVPLVVQAIDAQVDDMRRSFRTISFNISKRQHAFLVGESASDILAKTQCSIELPPSNEPSEAITIRGPQSQLPQALTAAIERANAVAVETIDLHAMHSDADAAHFRHLLRWLATYAPREDSVQVFLPRTDAGHIEVVSEDADAARRIAQTIEHQLRLVTPPCVRLMEVDPLTHGFIIGKKAQNLRGYEARGVDVMLPPEHSGRDDVLLVYRRGKDAEEAVNVLDDVQNAIASAAAAAADLRTVHFSVPRKFHSVIRGADGTVLNALIGEDRMLVSMGGRIPVKTVSEPLTEDSIVVRGPGEAVARVVAQIQQMARDAEQDSIENGFVEEIQVRGSYLPHLIGRGGSNLIKLREELGVRFDVGSEESDRSKPVPVRITGRKECVAVAKERLLAQVERLADEVLQIIQVPVEMHGALIGQGGKYVLRLQDKYDVRIHFPHQGDSTTLKPNEVSIRGGRKGVAAARAELLELLEYEKENNHSQTITVSERAMPRVLGRAGATINRIRLESGALIDSVKSSNASPSKKLKLRGSREAVAAAEGMINAIIAEVESEAELIVPIPPEFHPHMIGAGGQRLHELIEKAGGPSDITTHTQMVRFPREKGNANVLVRAPHDLAHRIADVLKAEAALMANRVVYGKKVPLRMHSQMVMRGGRRHSPWQTDLSVQIFLPNWREYPTIGTPENADELQDAEPASIVKVVGPVENVLQVLDEMQSMIDASPRPRKTRAQREAMDARIDDVDR